One genomic region from Candidatus Neomarinimicrobiota bacterium encodes:
- a CDS encoding HAD-IA family hydrolase has product MIEVIVFDLGGVVVNVNLDTPLGVLFDNSGKLQNTFNGKTDFTGLLQNFETGKLSALNFHEKIVNHLGIELSFDEFISLSNDAIEAGDDGINTIIKSLSRKYKLAILSNTNPVHFDYIKDNYSIIGLFDHTVLSYEMGTVKPDIKAFEKLMHATSKLPSQHLFIDDRIENIIAAKKIGMDGIQYKSIKSLIAALNERGISI; this is encoded by the coding sequence ATGATTGAAGTAATCGTGTTTGATCTCGGTGGTGTTGTGGTGAACGTGAACCTGGATACACCATTAGGTGTGTTATTCGACAATTCCGGAAAATTACAAAACACTTTCAATGGCAAGACTGACTTTACAGGATTGTTGCAAAATTTTGAGACTGGAAAGCTAAGTGCACTGAATTTCCACGAAAAGATCGTGAATCACCTTGGAATTGAACTATCTTTCGATGAATTTATAAGTCTCTCTAACGATGCCATTGAAGCAGGAGACGATGGAATTAATACAATCATCAAATCTCTTTCAAGAAAATATAAATTGGCTATTCTTTCAAATACGAACCCTGTCCACTTCGATTATATTAAAGACAATTATTCGATTATCGGATTGTTTGATCACACGGTGCTGTCATATGAAATGGGGACAGTAAAACCCGATATAAAAGCGTTTGAAAAGTTAATGCACGCTACATCAAAATTGCCCTCGCAACACCTTTTCATTGACGATAGGATTGAAAATATAATTGCCGCTAAAAAGATAGGTATGGACGGAATTCAATACAAATCAATTAAAAGTCTTATAGCGGCATTGAATGAAAGGGGAATCAGTATATAA